A stretch of DNA from Acidobacteriota bacterium:
GGGGGCTGATATGTCTCCCGATGACTGAGGAGAGGCTCTATGAGCTTCAGATCCCCCTGATGGTCGATGAGAATACGGCAAAGTTCGGGACAGCCTTTTGTGTCTCAATCGAAGCGAAGAAGATGGTGACCACAGGCATATCAGCCCATGATCGTGCAGCTACCGTTCTTGCAGCCATCAACCCTAGCACCAAGCCCTCCGACCTGGCTCGCCCGGGGCATATGTTCCCCCTGAGAGCAAGAAGGGGAGGGGTCCTGAAGAGGGCGGGTCAGACGGAAGCTGCCGTTGACATGGCGAGACTAGCCGGCCTCTATCCGGCTGGAGTCATTTGTGAGATCATGAATGAGGATGGGACTATGGCAAGGGTGCCTGACCTCGCGATCTTCGCAAAGAGGCATGACCTCAGGATGATTACGATCGCCGATCTCATAAGATACAGGATGAGAACGGAAAGCCTCGTCCATCGGATCGCCCAGCCGATGATCCCGACCACTTATGGCAACTTCAAATTCATCGCCTTCAGCAACGACATCGAGAACCAAACACATATTGCCATGGTTCTCGGCGATATCGGACCGAAGGACGAAGTGCTCGTGCGCGTCCATTCCGAATGCCTGACCGGGGACGTCTTCGGTTCTTTGAGATGCGATTGCGGACAGCAACTTCAGAAGGCGATGGAGATTATTTCAGGGGAGGGGAAAGGGGTCATCGTCTATCTGAGGCAAGAGGGGAGGGGGATAGGATTGATCAATAAGTTAAAAGCCTACGAACTGCAGGATACCGGGATAGACACGGTGGAGGCAAATGAGCATCTGGGGTTCAAGGCGGATCATAGAGATTATGGAATAGGGGCACAGATACTGAACAGTCTTGGCTTGAAAAAGATAAGGATCCTGACGAACAATCCAGGCAAATTTGTAGCCCTGAGGGGTTATGGACTCGAGATCGTTGAGAGGGTACCTCTCGAGATACAACCGAACGCTCAGAATATCAAGTATCTAAAAACCAAAAAAGAGAAGCTTGGACACCTCCTTTCTTCAGTCTGATCCATTACGGCAAAGCTCCGGCAATTCCAGCCTCATGTTGACATATTGCGGACGTCTTCTATAATAAAAAATTTATTGGAAGAAATCCGAATCGCATGCGAATACGATGTCAGGCAGAATGCCTGAATTAATAGATATTTGATGCTTGTTAGATGCAGGTGCAGGAGGGAGGCAGGAATTGTTTGAGTCGATAAGCGAAAAATTTCAGTCCATCTTCCGCGTTATCAAGGGGGATGCCAGGATTACGGAATCGAATATCTCGCAGGCTTTGAGAGAGATGAAGCTTGCGCTCCTCGAGGCCGATGTCCACTTCAACGTCGTGAAGAAGATTCTGGATGACGTCAAGGCAAGGGCTCTTGGGGAAGATGTGATGAGAAGTCTCACGCCGGGTCAGCAGTTCGTCAAGATCGTTCGGGATGAGCTTGAAGAGATCCTGGGAAGGGAAGATCGTGTGCTGAAATTCCATTCTGTTCCCCCGTCTGTCTTCATGCTCGTCGGTCTCCAGGGATCAGGCAAGACGACGACGGCTGCAAAGATCGGCCGAATGCTCAAGGAGAGCAGAAAGTTTCCCTTCATAGTGCCAGCGGACACGTATCGTCCTGCCGCCATCGATCAACTCGTCAAGATCTCGAGGGATGCCGGTCTCTCCTTCTTTGCTAATTCGGCAGGAAAGACTCCGGATGAAATTTGCCGGGAGGCTCTGAAGGAGGCCAGGCAGACCGGATACGACTGCCTGATCGTTGATACAGCCGGTCGGCTTCATATCGATGAAACCCTGATGGAAGAACTTGAACGCTTGAAGGGAATCCTGAATCCAACGGAGATCCTCTATGTAGCAGACGCAATGACAGGGCAGGATGCCGTCAAAAGTGCTGCAGAATTCAACAGGAGGCTTCATTTGAATGGTGTTATCCTGACAAAGCTTGACGGTGATGCCAGAGGAGGCGCCGCGCTCTCCATCAAGTTCATAACTGGCGTGCCCATTAAATTTATCGGCATCGGTGAGAAGGTGGATGCGCTGGAGAAATTCCACCCGGAGAGAATGGCATCCCGCATCATCGGGATGGGAGACATCCTCTCGCTTATAGAGAAAGCGGAGCAGGTGATCGAGGCAAAGGAGGTCATCGAGTTACAGAAGAAACTAAGGAGAGAAGAGTTCTCTCTTGAAGATTTCAGGCTGCACCTCCTGAAGGTGAAGAAGATGGGCTCTATCGAATCTCTCCTCGGCATGATCCCTGGATTGGGCTCTCTTAAAGGCGTTAGCCTGGATGATAAGGAGATCGATCGCACGATAGCCATCATCAATTCCATGAACAGCACTGAAAGAGAGAACTTCAAAATCATTGATGGAAGCCGGAAGAGGAGGATTGCCAGAGGTTCCGGACGATCCGTGCAGGAGATCAACAGGCTGCTGAAACAGTTTGCCCAGGTGAAGAAGATGATGAGGCAGATTAAGGAAGCAGGAGGATGGAAGGGGATCAAAAGGCTGGGGCTGCCATTCATCGGGAAATGACATGTTTTTAAGAAGAACAGGTAAATTCCTTTAGAAAAATATAGAATTTGTATTAATCGCAAATTATACTTATAATTAAGATTTTATATTTGGGAGGTGTAGAGGTGCTGAAGATAAGACTGAGAAGGATAGGAACTAACAAGAAACCCTTCTATCGCTTTGTCGTTTCCGATTCGAGAAAAACGCCTCGGGGAAGTTTTCTCGAAATTATCGGTCATTACAATCCAACAACGGATCCTCCGGAGATCGTTATAAATCTGGAAAAGGCTGATGAGTGGATAAAGAAAGGAGCTCATCCATCTGAAACGGTCAGAAGCATTCTAGAAAAGGCGAAGCTGACGCAATAGCAGACGGCACAAAGGTCAGTTCTTATTATAGAGGAGGGACAGACATGAAAGAGTTGTTAGAACTAATTGCGAAATCGCTTGTTGACAATCCCAGCGCTGTTTCCGTGAGAGAGATCGAGGGAGAGCAAACTACTGTCCTTGAACTCAGGGTTGCTCAGGAAGATCTTGGGAAAGTGATCGGAAAACAGGGAAGAACTGCTCGTTCCATCAGGACTATCCTCGGAGCGGCCGGAATGAAGCTCAGGAAGAGATTCGTTCTAGAGATTCTGGAGTAGGGTCGGCGCATTTTGGAGAGACTGATCTCAATTGGAAAGGTCGTTCGAACATGGGGGCTGAGGGGAGACGTCGCCATAAAACTTTTCTCAGGGCGAGTTGGACACCTGATGAAATTCCACAAGCTCATGGCCGGAGAGGAAGCTGACAGCATCAGAACCATCTGCCTCGAGCGAGAAAGATTTCGTAGGAGGCAAATCATAGCAAAATTTTCAGGCATCGATTCCAAGGAAGAGGCGGAAAAGATCATCGGATGGCATGTTTTTGTCAGAGTTTCAGAACTCGGGCCACTTGCTGAAGATGAATATTACATCGATGACCTTGTCGGCATGAGAGTCGTGCTTGAAAGTGGAAAAGCGATCGGAAGGGTCATCGCCATCGATGAGACGAGAGGGACGGATCTCCTCGTTGTTCAGAAAGGGGCAAAGGAATTCCTTATACCGTTCGCAAGATCGATCTGTGTTAGAGTGGAGATCGAAAATAGAATCATCGTAGTCAGGCCTCCGGCAGGATTGCTGGATTTAAATGAAATTTCATGTAATAACAATCTTCCCTGAGATGTTCCAGGGCCCTCTGACAGAGAGCATAATCAGAAGGGCTATCGGGAGAGGGTTGATCACGATCGAGATTCACAACCTGCGCGATTATGCGAAGGGGACTCAGCGACAAGTAGATGACACGCCGTTCGGCGGCGGTGGCGGAATGGTCCTGAAGCCGGAACCCATCTTCGAGGCGGTGGAGGCAATCAAAGTGAGAAATCCCGATGAGAAGACAAAGGTGATCTTGCTCTGCCCACAGGGGAGAAGATTCGACCAGGAAAAGGCGGAAGAACTGAGCGGCTATGAACGGATCATTCTGATCTGTGGAAGATATGAAGGGGTCGATGAAAGGGTGAGAATGCATCTGGCAGATGAGGAGCTCTCAATCGGTGATTTTGTGATAACCGGTGGGGAGCTGGCTGCAATGATTGTCATCGATGCCATGGCGAGGCTAATCCCCGGCGTCTTGGGAGACCCGGAATCGCCGAGGAAGGATTCCTTTTCAGCCAGGGTGCTGGGTTACCCGCTGTACACGAGACCGGCCGACTTCAGGGGAATGAAAGTGCCCGATATCCTTCTTTCAGGAAATCATTCCGAGATCGAAAGATGGAGAAAAGAAAAAGCTCTGGAAGCAACAATCAGGAAGAGGCCGGACCTCATGGAAAAGAATGAGAAAGGAAAGGATTCACAATGATGGAGATGATCAAAAGCTTTGAAGAAGGAAGGATAAAAAAAGAGATTGCCTCTTTTGCCCCGGGAGACAATGTTAAAGTCCATGTCAAGGTAATCGAGGGAGAGAAGGAGAGAATACAGGTCTTTCAGGGAATTGTCATCAGGAGGAGAAATGCAGGGTTGAGGAGCACCTTCACCGTACGGAAGGTCTCCGATGGAATCGGCGTCGAGAGGATCTTTCCACTTCACTCCAACATCATCGAGAAGATCGAGGTGGCCCGGAAAGGAGCAGTCAACAGAGCCAAACTCTATTACCTGCGCGGGAAGAAGGGGAAATCGGCAAGGATCAAAGAAAAGAAGATATCCTGATCGCAAAAAATGGAACCCTGCTGGTTTTATGAAGATCATGCAAGTAAAGATGGCTTTTTGCACATCTGTGGTGTCGATGAGGCCGGGAGGGGTTGCCTTGCAGGTCCGGTGGTCGCTGCTGCCGTCATTCTTGATAGGGAGAAAAGCTGGGAAGGAATCCGGGATTCCAAGCTTCTCACCCCTTTGAGCAGGAAGAGACTCTTTAAGAAGATCCTGAGGGATTCCGTTGCATGGGGCGTCGGAGTGACAGGAGCAGAGCAGGTCGATAGGATCAACGTTTTCAACGCTACTGTCACGGCCATGAGGAAAGCCATTGTCTCCCTCGGTAGATCGCCTGATTTAGTCCTCATCGATGCCGTGAAGATCCCCGGTCTTGAAATCCCTTCGATGAGCATAATAGGAGGAGACAGGGTCTCCTACTCCGTCGCCGC
This window harbors:
- a CDS encoding bifunctional 3,4-dihydroxy-2-butanone-4-phosphate synthase/GTP cyclohydrolase II; its protein translation is MTGRERQSSSFPFSTIEEAIKDIAEGKMVIVVDDEDRENEGDLTIAAEKVTPEAINFMAKYGRGLICLPMTEERLYELQIPLMVDENTAKFGTAFCVSIEAKKMVTTGISAHDRAATVLAAINPSTKPSDLARPGHMFPLRARRGGVLKRAGQTEAAVDMARLAGLYPAGVICEIMNEDGTMARVPDLAIFAKRHDLRMITIADLIRYRMRTESLVHRIAQPMIPTTYGNFKFIAFSNDIENQTHIAMVLGDIGPKDEVLVRVHSECLTGDVFGSLRCDCGQQLQKAMEIISGEGKGVIVYLRQEGRGIGLINKLKAYELQDTGIDTVEANEHLGFKADHRDYGIGAQILNSLGLKKIRILTNNPGKFVALRGYGLEIVERVPLEIQPNAQNIKYLKTKKEKLGHLLSSV
- the ffh gene encoding signal recognition particle protein yields the protein MFESISEKFQSIFRVIKGDARITESNISQALREMKLALLEADVHFNVVKKILDDVKARALGEDVMRSLTPGQQFVKIVRDELEEILGREDRVLKFHSVPPSVFMLVGLQGSGKTTTAAKIGRMLKESRKFPFIVPADTYRPAAIDQLVKISRDAGLSFFANSAGKTPDEICREALKEARQTGYDCLIVDTAGRLHIDETLMEELERLKGILNPTEILYVADAMTGQDAVKSAAEFNRRLHLNGVILTKLDGDARGGAALSIKFITGVPIKFIGIGEKVDALEKFHPERMASRIIGMGDILSLIEKAEQVIEAKEVIELQKKLRREEFSLEDFRLHLLKVKKMGSIESLLGMIPGLGSLKGVSLDDKEIDRTIAIINSMNSTERENFKIIDGSRKRRIARGSGRSVQEINRLLKQFAQVKKMMRQIKEAGGWKGIKRLGLPFIGK
- the rpsP gene encoding 30S ribosomal protein S16; its protein translation is MLKIRLRRIGTNKKPFYRFVVSDSRKTPRGSFLEIIGHYNPTTDPPEIVINLEKADEWIKKGAHPSETVRSILEKAKLTQ
- a CDS encoding KH domain-containing protein is translated as MKELLELIAKSLVDNPSAVSVREIEGEQTTVLELRVAQEDLGKVIGKQGRTARSIRTILGAAGMKLRKRFVLEILE
- the rimM gene encoding ribosome maturation factor RimM (Essential for efficient processing of 16S rRNA), producing MERLISIGKVVRTWGLRGDVAIKLFSGRVGHLMKFHKLMAGEEADSIRTICLERERFRRRQIIAKFSGIDSKEEAEKIIGWHVFVRVSELGPLAEDEYYIDDLVGMRVVLESGKAIGRVIAIDETRGTDLLVVQKGAKEFLIPFARSICVRVEIENRIIVVRPPAGLLDLNEISCNNNLP
- the trmD gene encoding tRNA (guanosine(37)-N1)-methyltransferase TrmD, which translates into the protein MKFHVITIFPEMFQGPLTESIIRRAIGRGLITIEIHNLRDYAKGTQRQVDDTPFGGGGGMVLKPEPIFEAVEAIKVRNPDEKTKVILLCPQGRRFDQEKAEELSGYERIILICGRYEGVDERVRMHLADEELSIGDFVITGGELAAMIVIDAMARLIPGVLGDPESPRKDSFSARVLGYPLYTRPADFRGMKVPDILLSGNHSEIERWRKEKALEATIRKRPDLMEKNEKGKDSQ
- the rplS gene encoding 50S ribosomal protein L19; amino-acid sequence: MMEMIKSFEEGRIKKEIASFAPGDNVKVHVKVIEGEKERIQVFQGIVIRRRNAGLRSTFTVRKVSDGIGVERIFPLHSNIIEKIEVARKGAVNRAKLYYLRGKKGKSARIKEKKIS
- a CDS encoding ribonuclease HII translates to MHICGVDEAGRGCLAGPVVAAAVILDREKSWEGIRDSKLLTPLSRKRLFKKILRDSVAWGVGVTGAEQVDRINVFNATVTAMRKAIVSLGRSPDLVLIDAVKIPGLEIPSMSIIGGDRVSYSVAAASIVAKVYRDSLMEKLHPLFPAYNFSRNKGYGTEEHKKALFLHGPSSIHRTTFHGVLVDV